In Nostoc sphaeroides, the genomic window AGAGTGCTTGCCTAAAACCATGCGATTTTCTGGCAAACCGATCGCAGCAGCTTCCATAATTTCATAAGTTTCGCGGTGCTTGATGATTCCATCTTGATGAATACCAGACTCATGGGCGAAAGCGTTTGCTCCCACGATCGCTTTATTGGGCTGAATCAGCATCCCAGTTAATTGGGAAACCAAGGATGAGGTTTTGTAAATCTCCTCAGTCTTAATATTAGTCAGGGGTGTATCGTCATCAACCGAACGACCAAAATAAGGATTGAAAAATGGTTTGCGAACCTGCAAGGCCATGACAATCTCTTCCAATGCTGCATTACCTGCTCGTTCCCCAATGCCATTAATGGTACATTCCACCTGACGCACGCCGTATTCAATTGCAGCCAAAGCGTTAGCTGTCGCCAAACCCAAATCATTTTGAGTATGAATGGAAAGAATCACCCCATCGATATTAGGAACATGTTCTCGAATTCCCTGAATTAGATTTCCGATTTCTTTGGGTGTGCAGTAACCAACGGTATCAGGAATGTTGATTGTAGTTGCACCTGCTGCGATCGCTCTTGCCAAAACTTCATAAAGAAACTCTGGCTCAGTGCGGCTAGCATCCATTGGTGAAAATTCTACATCGTCTACAAACGACTTAGCATAAGCAATCATTTCTGATGCGATCGCTAATACTTCGCTGCGAGATTTTTTCAACTGATATTTCAGGTGAATATCAGAGGTAGAAATCATCGTGTGGATTCTGGGACGAGCCGCGCCTTTCAAGGCTTCGGCGGCGGCGTGAATATCTTGGCGAATGGCTCTAGCTAAACTGCAAATGATTGGCCCACCGGGTATCCCGACTTGTTCAGCAATGGTTTTAACAGCTTGAAAATCTCCCGGACTAGCAACGGCAAAACCTGCTTCAATCACATCGACACCAAGGAGAGCTAGTTGATGAGCGATCGCTAGCTTTTCTTCTACATTGAGGGTTGCGCCCGGTGACTGTTCGCCATCGCGTAGCGTGGTGTCGAAGATGATAACTCGGTCTGGTTGAGATGCGATGCTCATAATTGTCTCCCGTGGTATTGAAGGGATGTTTAAAAAACCTGCTTTGGATATTGTATACAATCTTTTGGATTTTGTATACAATATAAATTATGAACTTAAATGACTTAGCAGCCAATGTGCTGCAACAACAACGCAGTACCCCAGATTTAATTGCCGATGCTTTGCGGGAAGCGATTCTGCGCGGCATTTTTCAGGAAGGACAATCGCTGAGACAGGATGAAATCGCTACTCAGTTTGGAGTTAGTCGTATTCCCGTGCGTGAAGCCTTGAAGCAGCTAGAAGCAGAAGGATTGGTGACACTGCATTTAAATCGTGGTGCGATCGTATCGGTGTTGACAGCACAAGAGGCGCAAGAAATCTGTGAAATTCGTAGCGCCTTAGAAGTGAAAGCGATGCAATTAGCAATACCCAAGTTCAGGGAAACAGATATAGAAAAAGCTGCTGTAATTTTGGAAGCGACAGATCAAGCAACTGATGCAGGTGTGTTGGCAAAACTCAACTGGGAATTTCACGCGACGCTGTACGCCACTGCTGAACGTCCCCGGTTGTTGGGGATGATTAAAACTTTACACGTTAATTGCGATCGCTATGTCCGGGTACAATTAGCGCAGATGGATTACCAAGAGCGATCGCAAAAAGAACACTATCAACTTTTAGATGCTTGTCAAAAGCAGGATACAAAAGCTGCTGTCAGGTTACTGAAACGACACATAGACACCGCAGGAGAACAGCTAATTGCATACTTGCAGCAAATTGCTCAGAAACGCTGATTAAGCTGATGTGCGCCTAAATTGTATAAACACTCTTTACGGTTGTTAACTGTTAACTGTTGACAGGTTTTCGGTTATCACTCATCAGTCATCGGTCATCAGTCATCGGTCATCAGTCACCAGTCATCAGTCATCGGTCATCAGTCACCAGTCATCAGTCATCGGTCATCAGTCATCAGTCATCAGTCATCAGTCATCAGTCATCAGTCACCAGTCATCAGTCACCAGTCATCAGTCACCAGTCATCAGTCACCAGTCATCAGTCACCAGTCATCAGTCATCAGTCATCAGTCACCAGTCATCAGTCATCGGTCATCAGTCACCAGTCATCAGTCACCAGTCACCAGTCATCAGTCATCAGTCACCAGTCATCAGTCACCAGTCACCAGTCATCAGTCATCAGTCATCAGTCATCGGTCATCAGCCTTCATGTAAATGTTCAAGTTAAATGCGTAACAGCTTATTGACTTTAGTCCTGATATTATAAGCACTAAAGTGCTTACTACAAACCCTTAAAACGAACTTAGTAAATTAAAAAGCTGATTTATTCTCGTAACGGAAACTGGTGGCTACAACCCGAATGTAATTTTTACGCCAACCGCAAATAAGGGCACTTTTGCAAGAATGTTGTTGCCTTATTGTGAGCATCTACGTTATCAATATGTGCTGGCGTAGGTCGAATAATCCCACTAAACAGGTCATCTAAGCCATAGGGAGTAAAAAATTGCCATTGGCTTTGTGCATCTAGCCGAACTCCCACAGCAGTAGCAGTGTGCAGCCAATCTGTGATGCCATCCTCCGTACTCGTGTAAAGTCTGCTACCAGTCCGCCAACGAGCAAAACTAGCTTGATTTTTTACATCAAACTGTTCATGAGGAAATTGTTCTGTAAGAGTCGCCTTTGCTGCTAGTTCTTGAGAACGGTTTCC contains:
- a CDS encoding 2-isopropylmalate synthase, with the protein product MSIASQPDRVIIFDTTLRDGEQSPGATLNVEEKLAIAHQLALLGVDVIEAGFAVASPGDFQAVKTIAEQVGIPGGPIICSLARAIRQDIHAAAEALKGAARPRIHTMISTSDIHLKYQLKKSRSEVLAIASEMIAYAKSFVDDVEFSPMDASRTEPEFLYEVLARAIAAGATTINIPDTVGYCTPKEIGNLIQGIREHVPNIDGVILSIHTQNDLGLATANALAAIEYGVRQVECTINGIGERAGNAALEEIVMALQVRKPFFNPYFGRSVDDDTPLTNIKTEEIYKTSSLVSQLTGMLIQPNKAIVGANAFAHESGIHQDGIIKHRETYEIMEAAAIGLPENRMVLGKHSGRNAFRTRLKELGFELNEADLNKAFNRFKEVADKKKEISDWDLEAIVRDETQIQVESGFQIEHVQVICGDCTCPTATITIVTPEGKILTDASVGTGPVDAVYQVINQLVEIPNQLIEFSVQSVTGGIDALGTVTVRLKHQERIFSGQASDTDIVVAAAYAHLNALNRLYRYLQTEKSEFHEINSAVVSG
- a CDS encoding GntR family transcriptional regulator codes for the protein MNLNDLAANVLQQQRSTPDLIADALREAILRGIFQEGQSLRQDEIATQFGVSRIPVREALKQLEAEGLVTLHLNRGAIVSVLTAQEAQEICEIRSALEVKAMQLAIPKFRETDIEKAAVILEATDQATDAGVLAKLNWEFHATLYATAERPRLLGMIKTLHVNCDRYVRVQLAQMDYQERSQKEHYQLLDACQKQDTKAAVRLLKRHIDTAGEQLIAYLQQIAQKR
- a CDS encoding nucleotidyltransferase family protein, giving the protein MNSNTRLQMILNDTPIDTVLRAIAQLNLPNWWLAGGAVRNTVWSSIFGNECKLGIKDFDIAFFDIEGNRSQELAAKATLTEQFPHEQFDVKNQASFARWRTGSRLYTSTEDGITDWLHTATAVGVRLDAQSQWQFFTPYGLDDLFSGIIRPTPAHIDNVDAHNKATTFLQKCPYLRLA